One genomic region from Daphnia magna isolate NIES linkage group LG10, ASM2063170v1.1, whole genome shotgun sequence encodes:
- the LOC116932575 gene encoding choline O-acetyltransferase isoform X1, translated as MLQAIRHSLVYNLRYKGPLTKSWTGFTSSGRINSNPSIRTSFIDNMSLEAAWLPKLPVPSLEQTMAAYLDAVEVAVGHEEQKAETRLKVERFISSDGIGPKLQDLLLDKQSKEDNWAYDWWMEDMYLCNDIALPVNSNPGMAFPLQFLQNASSDNDDKNNGGNHFVQNVANFISAILDYKQLIDRQLLPQDRAASREKGQPLCMAQYQRLFASYRMPGLEQDQLKSFPPPDENEHIIVAYRGQFWRLEVRHKGCRLSAEEMAFNFAAIMESTDGQKTLAGTLGQHYYPPLGLLTTANRRLWAQWRHQLLQDLINARSLQSIESSSMIVCIDQPFRPAVDDEEEVNNRVDTNRVLQMIHGGGSQWNTINRWFDKTVQFIFSPDGISGTCYEHSPAEGIVLVQVIEKALDNVLALQQDDNGQQQIRGRCRRTTLTMSDEDDGAHQRCGSSESASAVVSHPAPKRLTWKIDEDIRKAIEIAASDVDRLVEDLDLNVFRFASYGKNRIKTFNVSPDVYIQLMLQWTYYKLHGKLVATYESAATRRFQLGRVDNIRSASPTALAWVKVMDDPQSTEEEKIQLFYRAAENQTDVMIKNILGQGMDIHLLGLRQLARSIKTDEALAVFEDPSFDIVHHFALSTSQIPTSNADSFMGYGPVVPDGYGCSYNPQADCIIFCASAFRSCEATSAARFVRQLSDTLVQVGDMLENRSI; from the exons GACCTTTGACGAAGAGTTGGACGGGCTTCACATCATCAGGACGAATCAACTCGAACCCCAGCATCCGTACGAGTTTCATCGACAACATGAGTTTAGaa GCTGCATGGCTACCGAAACTGCCCGTGCCGTCGTTAGAACAAACGATGGCCGCCTATTTGGACGCCGTGGAAGTGGCCGTCGGTCACGAAGAGCAAAAGGCCGAAACTCGTTTGAAAGTCGAACGATTCATCTCGTCCGACGGCATTGGTCCAAAGCTTCAGGATTTGCTGCTAGACAAACAATCGAAAGAAGATAATTGG GCCTATGATTGGTGGATGGAGGACATGTACTTGTGTAATGATATCGCCCTGCCAGTCAATTCCAATCCGGGCATGGCTTTCCCTCTGCAATTTCTGCAAAATGCATCGAGCGATAACGACGATAAAAATAATGGCGGCAATCATTTTGTTCAGAACGTCGCTAATTTCATCAGCGCCATTCTCGATTACAAACAATTGATTGACCG TCAATTACTGCCTCAAGATAGGGCCGCCTCCAGGGAGAAAGGCCAGCCATTGTGCATGGCTCAATATCAACGATTGTTTGCTTCGTACCGCATGCCCGGACTGGAACAAGATCAATTGAAAAGCTTTCCACCCCCGGATGAGAATGAACACATCATCGTCGCTTATCGAGGACAA ttTTGGCGTTTGGAGGTGCGCCACAAAGGTTGTCGATTGTCTGCCGAAGAAATGGCTTTCAACTTTGCTGCCATAATGGAATCGACGGACGGACAAAAGACATTGGCCGGCACATTAGGCCAGCACTACTACCCTCCTTTGGGTCTCCTAACGACCGCCAACAGGCGTCTCTGGGCTCAATGGCGTCATCAATTACTCCAAG ATTTAATCAACGCCCGTTCTCTCCAGTCTATCGAATCGTCCAGCATGATCGTCTGCATCGATCAGCCGTTCCGGCCGGCCGtcgatgatgaagaagaggtCAACAATCGAGTCGACACCAATCGAGTCCTTCAAATGATCCATGGCGGTGGCAGCCAATGGAACACAATCAATCGATGGTTCGATAAAACTGTCCAG TTTATTTTCAGTCCGGATGGAATTAGCGGCACTTGTTACGAACATTCACCTGCCGAAGGGATCGTTCTGGTCCAGGTGATTGAGAAAGCATTGGACAACGTGTTAGCCTTGCAACAGGACGATAATGGCCAGCAGCAAATAAGGGGACGCTGTCGACGGACGACGTTAACGATGTCGGACGAAGACGATGGAGCACATCAACGATGCGGCAGTAGCGAAAGCGCCAGCGCCGTAGTGTCGCATCCAGCACCGAAGCGACTCACTTGGAAGATCGATGAAGACATCCGCAAAGCAATCGAAATTGCCGCCAGCGATGTGGACAG ACTCGTGGAAGATTTGGACTTGAACGTTTTCCGCTTCGCGTCGTACGGCAAAAATCGCATCAAAACTTTCAACGTCAGCCCGGACGTCTACATTCAATTGATGCTGCAGTGGACCTATTACAA ATTGCACGGCAAACTTGTAGCGACTTACGAAAGCGCCGCCACTAGGCGTTTCCAGCTGGGCAGGGTCGACAACATCCGTTCGGCTTCGCCCACCGCTTTAGCCTGGGTCAAAGTCATGGACGATCCGCAGTCTACG gaggaagaaaAGATTCAATTGTTTTATCGAGCGGCCGAGAACCAAACGGATGTCATGATTAAGAACATTCTAGGCCAAGGGATGGATATCCATTTGCTGGGCTTGCGCCAGTTGGCTCGTTCCATCAAAACGGACGAAGCCCTGGCTGTTTTCGAAGATCCCAGTTTCGACATCGTTCATCATTTCGCTTTATCCACCTCTCAG attcctaCCAGTAACGCGGATTCGTTTATGGGCTACGGACCTGTCGTCCCTGATGGCTACGGTTGTTCGTACAATCCGCAAGCGGATTGCATCATTTTTTGCGCTTCAGCGTTCCGATCCTGCGAGGCTACCAGCGCTGCCCGGTTCGTCCGTCAACTGTCCGACACGCTCGTCCAAGTCGGTGACATGCTAGAAAATCGAtctatttaa